In Paralichthys olivaceus isolate ysfri-2021 chromosome 13, ASM2471397v2, whole genome shotgun sequence, the following are encoded in one genomic region:
- the ccka gene encoding cholecystokinin a, giving the protein MNVGICVCVLLAALSSSSLGLPSQSMPQRAEGEALMSDSLPPPSSNHTRQARSAPAPPSGQLANYNQHKENTDPRNSLNQLLARLISRKGSPHQTRSSLTSRASGLAPGHRIKDRDYLGWMDFGRRSAEEYEYSS; this is encoded by the exons ATGAATGTaggtatctgtgtgtgtgttctcctggCTGCCCTGTCCAGCAGTTCCCTGGGTCTGCCCTCACAGTCCATG CCACAGAGAGCTGAGGGTGAGGCTCTCATGTCAGACAGCCTGCCCCCCCCCTCATCCAACCACACGCGTCAGGCCCGCTCAGCTCCAGCGCCACCCTCAGGGCAGCTCGCCAACTACAACCAACACAAGGAGAACACAGACCCTCGAAACAGCCTGAACCAGCTTCTGGCCAGACTCATCTCCAGGAAAG GCTCTCCCCACCAGACCAGATCCTCCCTCACCAGCAGAGCCAGTGGTCTTGCCCCGGGCCACAGGATAAAGGACAGAGATTATCTCGGCTGGATGGACTTTGGGAGACGCAGTGCAGAGGAGTATGAATACTCCTCCTAA